The genomic stretch taatagtattttggatatttttaatgcattttaatattgtggaaatattttaatttaaattgaacagaatggtgagacccttgagcatgtccttacGGAAGAACATGAATATGGGTGTTATGCTCTTAGGAAGAGTAAGGagtgaaaaattaataaatatggggccgggcccacatccatgctctttggcaagagcatggatgaggccaaagagtatgaatggggatgctcttataatAAGAGTTGACGATTGCAGGTTTGCCGCTTGCATCTGCAAACTTTGTAAGCATGACAAGTGagagtttcatttttaattcataaCACAAATGGACATatctaaaaattgaaactcGGGGAATTAAACACAATAAATATATCGTCATGGATTCGTTATTATTTGAGCTTAGAAATAAGCAAATTGAAGTAAGAGGAGTAAAAGTTAGTCATTGTCGAGGTCGAAAATAAAGCAAGTAGAAATGAGTTGTTGAATGTCGTTACCACCAGCGTCAAGTTTGGAAAGTGGGAGCTTTTATTTCGTTGTTGCCTCTCCTCACCACTATCTTTGTCTTGTACTTATATTAAGCAAATAGAAGTAAGAGGAGTAAATGGGCTGGTTTAAGTGCAAGCAAAATACTTACATTACTTTTAACtaatttttccttttaatttccAAGCTCATAATTggttaaatttttaaattttgatcaaGCTTAGAGCATCTacagttagagcatccacagtgggttGCCCTAAGGGACGCCCTAAAGCCTGCCCTATGCACCGGCACGTCAACATCTTATCCTcctgcccttccacctgcagtgggacgccctaagcattttcttctatttgaatacttaaataactacaaaaattgggaaaaacattcatttcatttataaaattaatacattacaatacggattacaaaaaaaatatgcaaactcagcgacggcggttacgggcccacacttcttcaaccatgtcgttcattttggtttgtgagagatggagaaacgtgagatatgagagaaatgagagatgcgagaaatgttcgtatgaaaaatagaatggcaattgaggtttaaatagacaaattttgaattaaaaaaaacgcgttgcatcgtccgcggcgctcacagtgggcggacgatggcgcggacgatgccctatcgtccgctcttcatccgcggactaagcgtagggcgcggacgacgcatcgtccgtcgtccgcggaGCCATAGTGGTGCATCGGACGCGCTATCgtccgtcccactgtggatggATGGCCTTGCTAAACACTTTGGTCGaaaattatactttttttttgttgttacaTGTTAGACAAAGGGTACATCAACGGACCCATCTCACTCAGCCCAATTCATATATAAGTGTATGTTTACGTTTCTTCTCATCTCactaactctctctctctcactcaagCACTATAACATTTGTACTTCTATTTGTCATCATATGTTCTCCATTCAGCTAATCCTTGCCGTTGCCTCTTCCATAAAGGTTGAGCATCACATAGTAGGGTTGGATATACATTCAAAGACTTATTAATTGAgatgtttatgtatatatgcCATTGGATACATACAATATCTTGCATCTATTAAAAATACTAATAGAAGAAATTCACatgtatattaatatttattcgCTCTTTTCTAAATGATTAGAACTTCGAATTGACTGGCTAATAGAAAAATATGTTAGCAAACGAGGTGAGCTTTGTCATCTCTTATGGAGTATACTACTTcctacgttccatagtaatatagttgttttgccattttggtatggaataatagagtcatttccctttttagtaaaagtcaacacatttttctacacctactttactctctcttacttttttctctcttcatctctctaattttttttcattttccactttattctccctttacttaactcacctaacataatttttcttaatctccgtgccgaaaagaaaagaaacgtctccatTACTATGGCACGGAGGCAGTATATATTAGTAACAATCAAGAAAATTTTCTATAAAAGCttttgtatttagtttttcaACAAATGAGACGAGAATTGCAGTTGGGGGCCAGCCcagtactatttttggtaagCCGCTATTTAAACAGCCCAACACAAAAAATTATTACATGTCTGTTTAGGCCCAACAACGAGAAGTTCATCTAGGGTTTATACTCCTTATAATCGGCTGCATTTCACCAATTTCCTTCTCTGCAACTCATCTCTGTCGCGAAGGAGACAACGGCTGAAGGATTCAATCATGGCCACCCCTCAAAGGATTCTGACGACTAAGGAGACCGACATTCAGCTTATGCTGGCTGCCGAAGTCCACCTCGGCACAAAAAACTGCGATTTCCAGATGGAGAGATACGTCTTCAAGCGCCGCAACGATGGTACGCTTTTTACTAGCTCTAGATATCTACTTCACTGTCGTAATTAGATCTGCTGCTTATCGTGTTATTTTTTCTGTTGTTGAAGCGCGGCTGTGTTTTGTTTGCCTCATAATGTAACTACACGATATATTAGTTTATTTCTTAGTTTTAATGGTCTTTAGATTATGTTTTTGCAATGTTTTTCGAATTTTGCGTATTGATTCACCCGTACTCACTTTGAGGAATTTAATTAAACTGTATTTGTATTTCTTGTGTGTTTTTTTACAACCGTTAATATGGGTATCGCCAAATTGCCTTATGGAGTTCCTTTCATTCTGCTTTTGTGAGCAATGCTTATCCGTTAAGATGAATTTTCGCTGTAATTCTGGGTTAGCGTAATCCACTAATTAGTTTATtgacattttatacataatgtCATTCGTTTTTGCTCTATTGTTTGGCTGTAATTCAGTTTAATATTTTCACCAGGAATTTATATCATCAATCTTGGAAAGACCTGGGAAAAGTTGCAGATGGCTGCCCGAGTTATTGTTGGTATTGAGAATCCTCAAGATATCATTGTGCAATCTGCCAGACCTTATGGTCAGAGAGCTGTTCTGAAATTTGCTCAGTATACCGGTGCTAATGCAATTGCCGGGCGTCACACTCCTGGAACATTCACCAACCAGCTTCAGACAACATTCAGTGAGCCAAGACTTCTCATTCTAACAGACCCAAGGACTGACCATCAGGCAAGCTTTAGTAGCCTTGTTGCATATTGTGAATGTGTATTGGTGCTGTATGGGTTATTGCATACAGTATGGctctaatatttttaattttttctgcAGCCTATCAAAGAAGCTGCTCTTTACAATATCCCCACAATTGCCTTCTGTGATACTGACTCACCTATGCGATATGTGGATATTGGAATCCCTGCTAACAACAAGGGAAAGCACAGCATTGGCTGTCTGTTCTGGCTTTTGGCTAGGATGGTGCTGCAGATGCGTGGGGTTATTGCTCCTGGTCATAAATGGGATATCATGGTAATATTCATAAggaaattatgtatttttaattcttatgCAGGTTGATTTACACTAACATATCTTTTTCTGGCAGGTTGACCTGTTCTTCTACAGGGAGCCAGAAGAGGCCAAGGAAGAGGAACAGGAGGAAGCTCCAGCTCTGGATTATGCTGATTATGGCGCTGCTGCAATTGGAGGTGATTGGTCTAGTGCTCAAATCCCAGATGCCCAATGGGCGCCTGAATTGGCTGTTGCAGCTGCACCAGTTGCCGGTGGTTGGGCAGCTGCTGATGCAGGTTAGCATTTCTTTTATGATATTGTTGGTTGTGTAGTATGTAAATATGCGTAGCAGGTGGAAGATTTACTTTAAAATTAATCAAGCTGAATTGTTCAGAAACAATTTCCTTAGATATGTTTTCAATTCAAAACACAAGTAATTGAGCTCTGGTTTGAAGTGATGAGTTCGATAACTGGTCATTTGACAGCTTTTGTATTGCAActaatttgatttttgatttacAAAAGTGTATCTGGTTGGAAATAAACATTTATGTTGAATTGCATGTGTAGGTCCTGATGGATGGGATGCAGCTGTGGCTCCACCTGCTGGTGATGCACCAGTTGCTGCTGCCCCGACATCTGCTCCCGTTGACATTGCTCCATCTGGCTGGGAATGAAAGAGCTGTGCCTCATGCTCATTTAACCTGTCTTTGAACAACTgtgctttttttttctctacggAAATACTATAATTGTTATTTGGCAGTCCTGAATTTTTGTAGAATGTTTTAGCAGCTGCTGTTTTCGTCTAGTTTTATGGATTGAGATTTCACTTGTTTCTGGTTCAACTTTTTGCCTAGATGTTTATTCCTATGCAACTCTCATGCACTAaatattgtttttgtttttgttttcgatACATCttacttaacacaatttttcttaagtcgtgtgctgaaaagaaacgctTCCACTATTGCGCAACGGAAGTTGTACTATTCCCTTCGTCCCTCTGTAGTTGAGTTGTATTCATTTTTTGATTGTCCCAGTGTAGTTAagtcattttctattttggcaaaaaaataccaaatttttttctattactttattctttctttgtCTCTctgcatttttcttttcctactttattctccattcacttaactcacttttaacgcaatttcttaaatctcgtgtcgaAAAGTAACGCATCTACCATAgaggaacgaagggagtaagtACAGAGTATTTTTCTAGCCTTTGAAATGGCAAAGCATAATTTGTGTTGTATGGAAGTTGCAATGTGCCTAGTGTACATCTTTTGTTTCTTCATACTTTTTGGAAATCCTGTAGGAAGAAACGGAAATTAGCCAAGAAAGTGATGATTAATGCTGTTGTCGGTGGTTTCTGAAAATACTATCCAAAAAGCAAATCATTTAACGATTTAAAAGGGTACGAATTGTAGATAAATGCAATGTTGGTGGTAGAGCACGAGAGTGGCTACTCCATAATCTCCAATGTTATTGATCGTTCAGGAAGATTGAGATTACATGTGATGAATTTTCTACCAAACCTATAAAACTAAATGTCGTTATATCTTCAGACAAAAATATGGAAGAATCCGTTACAAAATTGTTGTTGCTTTTTCAAATCGAGTTGGTAAATTTGTCCATTGTTCAAAGCAGAAACGAGTCCAACTTTCATGTCATCACTATTTGAGAAAGGAATAGAACTCTCGAGACTTATGGCGTGAAAAACTGCTACTACAGACTCTACAATTGTTAGATTTTTTTTGTATGCACTCTCTTTCTTCtatttaaaatttacaaaaattcttcagtttttattttttttttcttcttctaattAGGTTTCTGCTTTCCCTCTTCTCATTAGATCTTCAACTAATAACCTATTTTTCGTATGCAGCTACAGGTAAAGTGTGTAGTGAGAGTGTAGCTTGAAATCTTCCATTTATATTCGCGCATTGAGTTTGTGGGGACGAGAGACAAAATATTAGTTGAGAAATAATTTTTGTATAGTAATTTGTACAATCGTGGATTGAAAGCTTCGACTTTCAAGTTAAGAAATGTGGTCTCCCGTATATTGGAAAAGTTCAGTGTTTTACAGCTGAAAATGGCTAAATGGCAATTTGTCACAAGAATCTAACTAAGCATTCAACCAACACACAAATTTTAAACTAGAATGTCCTCAATTGACACCACGATATAGAGCTCCAGGGCAGAGCTCGTCCATACTGTCGATATTCCGGTAGCCATCGTACTCTCTCAAACAAGTCCAGCAGCGTCGTGAGAGGAACTGACGAAAATCATCCTCTGTATAAAAGGTTTTCTCCTCCGTATGCACTGGCAAGTGCTCTGGCCCATCGAACAAACAAACTTTAATCGTCAATCCTGCAATCAGGGTTGTCATTTTCAAGATAACAAGGGTGCCCTTGCACAGGTTCATTATTTATGCTAACATTAGGACATGATCAAGGGAACTTCAATATGCAATCACCTTATAAGTAATTAATGTGACGTTTGGTGCAGTACCTTCGTCAACATGCAGAGTGTAGTTCCCCAGAGGCATCTCTCTGTCCAGTGATCGAACAACATTATCTTCGTCTTCCAACCAGAACGCACGTTTTGTCCTCAACCGGAAAGCAGATTTGATGGCTTCCTTTATAGCATCTCCAGTGCCATCAATTCCTATCCTCTTTGTATAGTCACCTAATTTTACTGTTATTACCCTCCCATCAAAAGTGTTTCTATCCTCGCCTGCAGAAAATGGAATGCCAATCATCTATGCAAGAAATTACAGTTGTTTTAAATATAACAAAATTCATGTCATAGACAAAATTGGTGGCTGGACGTGGGAGGGGATCCACTAATAAAGGTAGATCACTTAATTGAACCAAATTGTATTCTAAAACAAAATGTGGACCAACCGTTTTCAGTAGGAGTCTCTCTCCAATTCCATGGAGAAACTCCACTAGCTACAACTGCATCAGCTGTTGAGATGGCAAGAGGATGTGGCTCGTGATCGAGACGCGTTTCTAAGTTAAGTGCTGATCTTCCATTCCCTGTATGCCGAAGATATATTTTGCATAATAAATGAATCAATGCTGCTAGTAAGAGAGACTACAAATTTTTACAGAGTGATGGAATAAACATAGGCAACATTCTCCCTAGAACGCTACATAGTGATTTCCTAATAAGAAAGGGGGCATACAAAATTTTGCTATGATAACATGTTTTAGTTTTACACGTTCTGCATTgaggaataaaataagattttcagGCCTCTTTATCTTACTCCATGATAACAATGACAATTCCACATAAATTAATGCAATATAATTTTCACAACCAAAAGTGTGATGATGAATGTGGGTTCGATTTCTTAGTAATGGACTGTGATCAACTAGAGTGACCACTGACTAGAACTTAAAGTTGACACTCACCAATATGAACAGACATTACTAGAATTATTAATGTTTATGTGTGTGTTGAGATATATAACCATCATAGAGGGACATGGACAATAGCACAAGAAGAAAAGCCCAGAGCAAAGTTGTAGCTAATGTAGTGTTTGGTGTATGCCAATGAAAAGAGGTATTGTTCCAGTAAACTAGTTCGAAAATCATTCATTCAGCTGTCAGCATTACGTCAGAGAATGGTATAATCTTTCCAGCCTATGCTTGTGTAGTGGAAGGGTAACTCCCAAATTGGATTCCTTCAATGCCACCAACAGATATTCTATAATTTTGGTTTGACGCTTAAATTAGCAACAGATCACTCATGGGGTGAGTTAGAACCCATATTTTAGCATCTTTTCATTCCAGTCAGATAAGTTCCCTCAACAATTGTCCAGCGCTCCTAAGCAACAAATAAAGCACAATGAAGAAGAAATAGCACCATCTAATCAGCAACTTTATGCATTACTTACACATTCCAACACACAATCGGCTTCTACCAGGATGTATGTGTATAAATTGATTAAACCAACTTTTATCAGACTTAAGAGCATGCAAAGATTCTATGGCCAATACACATACCTTCCACAGGTCCAAAAGTTAGACTAGCATCATCAATACCTGCATAGGCCAAGTAGAATTGAAAATTTAATGCAGATTAGATGGAAGCATTTGATTTAGAGACTATCTACTTCAAATGTTTATCATATATATGTGGGCATATAAAGGCGAAAACATAGAAGACAGTGGCACTAATGACTCAATAGAACACAATTAGGCAGTGAGGAATTTCTAAGATGTACAGCTTCAACTATACTACAGAAGCAGTCATCATTCAGATTTCAGAAGCAGTCATCATTTATCCATGATGAAAAACCAATGACCATCAATCAAAGCCCACAAAATGTCAGTATGTCAAAGAACTTGCATATCCACTACCACAACCCTCGACAATATCAAACTGAGC from Salvia splendens isolate huo1 chromosome 4, SspV2, whole genome shotgun sequence encodes the following:
- the LOC121798490 gene encoding trihelix transcription factor GT-4-like isoform X1; translated protein: MFSEKEESAIDFYNSKHGSPNENKMIIQISDGGGEDPSIAANQNPPPPSPAPKKRAETWAQEETSALISLRKEIDFLFNTSKSNKHLWDNISMKMREKGFDRSPTMCTDKWRNLLKEYKKSKQNNPDTNGNCKMNFYKDIEEIMRDRSKNGNCWKNSATSSDAAGSKVESFMQFADKGIDDASLTFGPVEGNGRSALNLETRLDHEPHPLAISTADAVVASGVSPWNWRETPTENGEDRNTFDGRVITVKLGDYTKRIGIDGTGDAIKEAIKSAFRLRTKRAFWLEDEDNVVRSLDREMPLGNYTLHVDEGLTIKVCLFDGPEHLPVHTEEKTFYTEDDFRQFLSRRCWTCLREYDGYRNIDSMDELCPGALYRGVN
- the LOC121801464 gene encoding 40S ribosomal protein SA-like, encoding MATPQRILTTKETDIQLMLAAEVHLGTKNCDFQMERYVFKRRNDGIYIINLGKTWEKLQMAARVIVGIENPQDIIVQSARPYGQRAVLKFAQYTGANAIAGRHTPGTFTNQLQTTFSEPRLLILTDPRTDHQPIKEAALYNIPTIAFCDTDSPMRYVDIGIPANNKGKHSIGCLFWLLARMVLQMRGVIAPGHKWDIMVDLFFYREPEEAKEEEQEEAPALDYADYGAAAIGGDWSSAQIPDAQWAPELAVAAAPVAGGWAAADAGPDGWDAAVAPPAGDAPVAAAPTSAPVDIAPSGWE